The nucleotide window CGTCGACCGCGGATCCTCCCGCAGCCTCACCCACTCCGTGGTGGAGCAGATCAGGAGCAGCATTGTCGACGGCGGCATCGGCCCCGGCGACAAACTGCCGGCGGAAAGCGCGCTCATGGAGCAGTTCGCCGTCAGCCGCACCGTCATCCGCGAGGCGATCTCGCGGCTGCAGGCGGCCGGACTGGTGGAGACCTACCGCGGCAAGGGCACCTATGTGCTGACCCGGCCCAGCGAGGAGTCCTTCACCGCCGGGCCCGAGCAGATCCGCACCCCCGAGGACCGGCTGCAGCTGCTCGACTTCCGGCTCGGCCTGGAGGTGGAGGCCTCGGCCCTGGCCGCGCTGCACCGCACCCCCACCCAGCTTGCCAAGATCGGCAGCGCGCTGGCGGACTTCCGCTCCGCCCGGGACAAACCCAGCGAAGCGGTGGAGGCGGACTTCCGGTTCCACCGGGCCATCGCCGTCGCCACCAACAACCGGTTCTATGTGGACCTGCTCGCCTCGCTCGGGCCTGCGATGATCGCCATGCCCCAAACCCGGCTGCTGGCAAACAACGACGACGGCGAGGAGACGCACTTCTCCCGCGTAGCCTTCGAACACGAGACGGTCTTCGACGCCATCGGCCGGCAGGACGCGCAATCCGCCGCAGCCGCCATGCGCACGCATCTGGCCAACTCCCGCGCGCGGCTGGCACGCCGCCCCGACTAGCAGCAAACTCCGCCCAAAGCACAGCAGCGGCTGCCGGCCTTTCGAACGAAAAGCCGGCAGCCGCCGTCGTACGCGGTATTAGAAGCCGTCCGGCGCCTTGACCGCGAGGACCGGGCGGTCCGCCTGGAGCAGGATCCGCTGGGCTTGGCTGCCCATGATGAACTTGCCCACCTGGGAGCGCTTGCGCAGGCCGATGACGATCAGGGACGCGTTGACAGCGTCCGCCACCTCCATGAATTCATCGGTCAGGTCATCGGTGTGGCCGGGCTGGCGGACGGTGGCGGTGATGCCCGCGTCCGCGGCCCGCTGTACCAGCTCGGCAACCTGCTCGGGCGAGGCCAGCGCGGCATCCACCGGGGCACCCTTGCGCGGGGAATTGAGAATCACCATATCCAGCCCGCGCAGCTTGGCTTCGGCAATGCCGGCGGTGAGCGCGGCTTCGCCTTCGGGGGTGGGCAGGTAGCCGACCAGAATACTCATACTGATTCCTTTTCATTCTTCCGCGACGGAGCGTCGGTGGTGATGGCCTTTTTGGCACGGGCTTTCTTGAACAGAGACTGGATCAGCGGCAGGAAGATGACCATCAGGAAGACCAGCAGCAGTACGCCGGAAATCGGACGGGTGACGAAGCCGGCCGCGTCGCCGCCGAAGACCAGCAGCGAACGGCGCAGGTTCTCTTCCAGCAGGGCGCCGAGCACGAAGGCCAGCACCAGCGGCCCCGGTTCGAAGCCGAACTTCTTCATCAAGTAGCCGATCACGCCGAAGAAGATGACCAGCCAGATGTCGAAGATGCTGTTGCGGATGGTATAGACGCCGATCAGGGTGATCAGCACGGTGATCGGGGCCAGGATGGCGGCGCGGACGCGCAGGATCTTGACGAAAATGCCCACCAGCGGGATGGACATGATCAGCAGCAGGATGTTCCCGATGTACATCGAGTTCACCACGCCCCAGAACAGTTCCGGGTCGTTGGCCACCAGCTGCGGGCCGGGCGTGACGCCCTGGATCAACAGCGCGCCGAAAATGATCGCCATGGTGGCGTTGGCGGGGATGCCCAGGGTCAGCAGCGGGATGAACGACGACGTTGCCGCCGCGTTGTTGGCCGTTTCCGGTGCGGCCACGCCCTCTACCGCGCCGCGGCCGAAGCGCTCGGGGTTCTTGGCCCGCTTCTTCTCCATGGCGTAGGCGGCCAGCGAGGAGAGCGTGGCGCCGCCGCCGGGCAGGATGCCCAGGAAGAAGCCCAGGACG belongs to Arthrobacter crystallopoietes and includes:
- a CDS encoding FadR/GntR family transcriptional regulator: MAEPAAVDRGSSRSLTHSVVEQIRSSIVDGGIGPGDKLPAESALMEQFAVSRTVIREAISRLQAAGLVETYRGKGTYVLTRPSEESFTAGPEQIRTPEDRLQLLDFRLGLEVEASALAALHRTPTQLAKIGSALADFRSARDKPSEAVEADFRFHRAIAVATNNRFYVDLLASLGPAMIAMPQTRLLANNDDGEETHFSRVAFEHETVFDAIGRQDAQSAAAAMRTHLANSRARLARRPD
- a CDS encoding universal stress protein encodes the protein MSILVGYLPTPEGEAALTAGIAEAKLRGLDMVILNSPRKGAPVDAALASPEQVAELVQRAADAGITATVRQPGHTDDLTDEFMEVADAVNASLIVIGLRKRSQVGKFIMGSQAQRILLQADRPVLAVKAPDGF
- a CDS encoding tripartite tricarboxylate transporter permease gives rise to the protein MEFFEPVINGFGVVLEPTNLLYCLLGVMIGMLIGVLPGLGPAATIAILLPLTYGVEPVTAIIMLAGIFYGAQYGGTITSVLLRLPGEASAVVTVFDGYALAKQGKAGTALGIAAIGSFIGGTVAIFGLTLLAPIVAGFALDFGPPEYTALALLGILLVATVSNGGKLKSVIAAGLGLLLATVGRDGFTGESRFTFGSLSLADGLDFVPIAMGIFGLGEILYNLEQRHNKVQAPAKVANVWPSRQDLKQSSGAIARGSVLGFFLGILPGGGATLSSLAAYAMEKKRAKNPERFGRGAVEGVAAPETANNAAATSSFIPLLTLGIPANATMAIIFGALLIQGVTPGPQLVANDPELFWGVVNSMYIGNILLLIMSIPLVGIFVKILRVRAAILAPITVLITLIGVYTIRNSIFDIWLVIFFGVIGYLMKKFGFEPGPLVLAFVLGALLEENLRRSLLVFGGDAAGFVTRPISGVLLLVFLMVIFLPLIQSLFKKARAKKAITTDAPSRKNEKESV